The following are encoded together in the Pan troglodytes isolate AG18354 chromosome 6, NHGRI_mPanTro3-v2.0_pri, whole genome shotgun sequence genome:
- the CHST12 gene encoding carbohydrate sulfotransferase 12 isoform X1, translated as MAPPAAATSREKTTGSQQDAPALQEAEVRGPERAQPARGRMTKARLFRLWLVLGSVFMILLIIVYWDSAGAAHFYLHTSFSRPHTGPPLPTPGPDRDRELTADSDVDEFLDKFLSAGVKQSDFPRKETEQPPALGSMEESVRGYDWSPRDARRSPDQGRQQAERRSVLRGFCANSSLAFPTKERAFDDIPNSELSHLIVDDRHGAIYCYVPKVACTNWKRVMIVLSGSLLHRGAPYRDPLRIPREHVHNASAHLTFNKFWRRYGKLSRHLMKVKLKKYTKFLFVRDPFVRLISAFRSKFELENEEFYRKFAVPMLRLYANHTSLPASAREAFRAGLKVSFANFIQYLLDPHTEKLAPFNEHWRQVYRLCHPCQIDYDFVGKLETLDEDAAQLLQLLQVDRQLRFPPSYRNRTASSWEEDWFAKIPLAWRQQLYKLYEADFVLFGYPKPENLLRD; from the coding sequence GTTCCCAGCAGGATGCCCCGGCTCTGcaggaagctgaagtgagagGCCCGGAGAGGGCCCAGCCCGCCCGGGGCAGGATGACCAAGGCCCGGCTGTTCCGGCTGTGGCTGGTGCTGGGGTCGGTGTTCATGATCCTGCTGATCATCGTGTACTGGGACAGCGCAGGCGCCGCGCACTTCTACTTGCACACGTCCTTCTCTAGGCCGCACACGGGGCCGCCGCTGCCCACGCCCGGGCCGGACAGGGACAGGGAGCTCACGGCCGACTCCGATGTCGACGAGTTTCTGGACAAGTTTCTCAGTGCTGGCGTGAAGCAGAGCGACTTTCCCAGAAAGGAGACGGAGCAGCCGCCTGCGCTGGGGAGCATGGAGGAGAGCGTGAGAGGCTACGACTGGTCCCCGCGCGACGCCCGGCGCAGCCCCGACCAGGGCCGGCAGCAGGCGGAGCGGAGGAGCGTGCTGCGGGGCTTCTGCGCCAACTCCAGCCTGGCCTTCCCCACCAAGGAGCGCGCATTCGACGACATCCCCAACTCGGAGCTGAGCCATCTGATCGTGGACGACCGGCACGGGGCCATCTACTGCTACGTGCCCAAGGTGGCCTGCACCAACTGGAAGCGCGTGATGATCGTGCTGAGCGGAAGCCTGCTGCACCGCGGTGCGCCCTACCGCGACCCGCTGCGCATCCCGCGCGAGCACGTGCACAACGCCAGCGCGCACCTGACCTTCAACAAGTTCTGGCGCCGCTACGGGAAGCTCTCCCGCCACCTCATGAAGGTCAAGCTCAAGAAGTACACCAAGTTCCTCTTCGTGCGCGACCCCTTTGTGCGCCTGATCTCCGCCTTCCGCAGCAAGTTCGAGCTGGAGAACGAGGAGTTCTACCGCAAGTTCGCCGTGCCCATGCTGCGGCTGTACGCCAACCACACCAGCCTGCCCGCCTCGGCGCGCGAGGCCTTCCGCGCTGGCCTCAAGGTGTCCTTCGCCAACTTCATCCAGTACCTGCTGGACCCGCACACGGAGAAGCTGGCGCCCTTCAACGAGCACTGGCGGCAGGTGTACCGCCTCTGCCACCCGTGCCAGATCGACTACGACTTCGTGGGGAAGCTGGAGACTCTGGACGAGGATGCCGCgcagctgctgcagctgctcCAGGTGGACCGGCAGCTCCGCTTCCCCCCGAGCTACCGGAACAGGACCGCCAGCAGCTGGGAGGAGGACTGGTTCGCCAAGATCCCCctggcctggaggcagcagctgTATAAACTCTACGAGGCCGACTTTGTTCTCTTCGGCTACCCCAAGCCGGAAAACCTCCTCCGAGACTGA
- the CHST12 gene encoding carbohydrate sulfotransferase 12 isoform X2: MTKARLFRLWLVLGSVFMILLIIVYWDSAGAAHFYLHTSFSRPHTGPPLPTPGPDRDRELTADSDVDEFLDKFLSAGVKQSDFPRKETEQPPALGSMEESVRGYDWSPRDARRSPDQGRQQAERRSVLRGFCANSSLAFPTKERAFDDIPNSELSHLIVDDRHGAIYCYVPKVACTNWKRVMIVLSGSLLHRGAPYRDPLRIPREHVHNASAHLTFNKFWRRYGKLSRHLMKVKLKKYTKFLFVRDPFVRLISAFRSKFELENEEFYRKFAVPMLRLYANHTSLPASAREAFRAGLKVSFANFIQYLLDPHTEKLAPFNEHWRQVYRLCHPCQIDYDFVGKLETLDEDAAQLLQLLQVDRQLRFPPSYRNRTASSWEEDWFAKIPLAWRQQLYKLYEADFVLFGYPKPENLLRD, encoded by the coding sequence ATGACCAAGGCCCGGCTGTTCCGGCTGTGGCTGGTGCTGGGGTCGGTGTTCATGATCCTGCTGATCATCGTGTACTGGGACAGCGCAGGCGCCGCGCACTTCTACTTGCACACGTCCTTCTCTAGGCCGCACACGGGGCCGCCGCTGCCCACGCCCGGGCCGGACAGGGACAGGGAGCTCACGGCCGACTCCGATGTCGACGAGTTTCTGGACAAGTTTCTCAGTGCTGGCGTGAAGCAGAGCGACTTTCCCAGAAAGGAGACGGAGCAGCCGCCTGCGCTGGGGAGCATGGAGGAGAGCGTGAGAGGCTACGACTGGTCCCCGCGCGACGCCCGGCGCAGCCCCGACCAGGGCCGGCAGCAGGCGGAGCGGAGGAGCGTGCTGCGGGGCTTCTGCGCCAACTCCAGCCTGGCCTTCCCCACCAAGGAGCGCGCATTCGACGACATCCCCAACTCGGAGCTGAGCCATCTGATCGTGGACGACCGGCACGGGGCCATCTACTGCTACGTGCCCAAGGTGGCCTGCACCAACTGGAAGCGCGTGATGATCGTGCTGAGCGGAAGCCTGCTGCACCGCGGTGCGCCCTACCGCGACCCGCTGCGCATCCCGCGCGAGCACGTGCACAACGCCAGCGCGCACCTGACCTTCAACAAGTTCTGGCGCCGCTACGGGAAGCTCTCCCGCCACCTCATGAAGGTCAAGCTCAAGAAGTACACCAAGTTCCTCTTCGTGCGCGACCCCTTTGTGCGCCTGATCTCCGCCTTCCGCAGCAAGTTCGAGCTGGAGAACGAGGAGTTCTACCGCAAGTTCGCCGTGCCCATGCTGCGGCTGTACGCCAACCACACCAGCCTGCCCGCCTCGGCGCGCGAGGCCTTCCGCGCTGGCCTCAAGGTGTCCTTCGCCAACTTCATCCAGTACCTGCTGGACCCGCACACGGAGAAGCTGGCGCCCTTCAACGAGCACTGGCGGCAGGTGTACCGCCTCTGCCACCCGTGCCAGATCGACTACGACTTCGTGGGGAAGCTGGAGACTCTGGACGAGGATGCCGCgcagctgctgcagctgctcCAGGTGGACCGGCAGCTCCGCTTCCCCCCGAGCTACCGGAACAGGACCGCCAGCAGCTGGGAGGAGGACTGGTTCGCCAAGATCCCCctggcctggaggcagcagctgTATAAACTCTACGAGGCCGACTTTGTTCTCTTCGGCTACCCCAAGCCGGAAAACCTCCTCCGAGACTGA